The Mytilus trossulus isolate FHL-02 chromosome 3, PNRI_Mtr1.1.1.hap1, whole genome shotgun sequence genome contains a region encoding:
- the LOC134711705 gene encoding delta-like protein D, producing the protein MPWWKTPRIVVLWILIEYSIVTKVLCTGVFELELTMFKNSKGFNINGECCNGTMNRNSQCVYSCRTFFSICFTNYQAEISSNPTCNYGTFVTAVLGGNTIDFKEELPVKFENPILFPFQFSWPGTFSLILEAWHDKTTQGPKQGSPREQIMRLAVQKSILAGSSWQQLMYDTQYTSLESSYRVVCDEHYYGTGCSNFCRPRDDQFGHYNCDGNGTKICLDGWKGPYCDQAVCLSGCHQNHGFCDAPNECKCRMGWDGPFCDKCVPYPGCLHGSCVESWQCNCEEGWGGLFCNQDLNYCTHHKPCKNQGICTNTGQGSYTCSCPKGFTGTNCEIEVDDCQNLPCDNGGQCVDVGSGYQCKCQDGFTGKRCETIAVSCSTSPCKNKATCTEEHGSYKCQCQPGYTGYNCDWEINECVSNLCQNGGRCVDELNRFRCVCPSGYNGSLCQENIDDCAAAGGNPCQNGGSCIDRENRYECRCIPGFVGPLCQINVDDCELRPCANGGTCEDKINDFSCTCVPGFSGKDCSVNDNDCSSFPCKNGATCRDLVNDFKCECAIGFSGKDCSYREGVNPTEQTTADSLENTPVVIAVNNQTNTDLVRSDAEEFTTTKLLLIVCLGAGIPLLLIIIMVMFLLLRRKNDPPPIDTSKENEENIVNNINNKLTDSNIFTTNQTSASINKISNEELQKDINVDFNTFRPGKVEKYTNTKQFIHRKDLNTQGQFSKSPPQKDSDKYRNRIDDNYSSEVSSSSKNDFSCYNTDIHIIDYSKEYSKDSRKSTLYLEPAHRHSCYSEDVLATEV; encoded by the exons ATGCCGTGGTGGAAAACACCTCGTATTGTGGTACTTTGGATATTAATAGAGTATTCTATAGTAACAAAG GTGTTGTGCACAGGAGTTTTTGAATTGGaattaacaatgtttaaaaattcaaaaggtTTTAATATAAATGGTGAATGTTGCAATGGAACTATGAACAGAAACAGTCAGTGTGTATATTCTTGCCGGACGTTTTTCTCTATCTGTTTTACAAACTATCAAGCAGAGATTTCAAGTAATCCAACGTGTAATTATGGAACATTTGTGACTGCCGTTCTTGGAGGCAATACAATTGATTTCAAAGAGGAATTACCTGTGAAGTTCGAAAATCCAATCTTATTTCCATTCCAGTTTTCATGGCCA ggtactttttcattgattttggAAGCATGGCATGATAAAACCACACAAGGTCCCAAACAGG GCAGTCCTCGGGAACAGATCATGAGGTTAGCAGTTCAGAAGTCCATATTAGCAGGCTCATCGTGGCAACAACTAATGTATGATACGCAGTATACATCTCTGGAGTCCTCATACCGAGTAGTATGCGACGAACATTACTACGGAACTGGTTGCTCAAACTTTTGTCGTCCAAGAGATGACCAGTTTGGTCACTATAATTGTGACGGTAATGGAACTAAGATATGTCTAGACGGATGGAAAGGTCCTTATTGTGACCAAG ctgTGTGTCTGTCTGGCTGTCATCAGAATCATGGATTTTGTGATGCTCCAAACGAATGCAA atgcCGTATGGGTTGGGATGGACCATTTTGTGATAAATGTGTCCCTTACCCAGGTTGTCTTCATGGATCATGTGTGGAATCATGGCAATGTAACTGTGAAGAAGGATGGGGAGGTCTTTTTTGTAATCAAG ATCTGAACTACTGTACTCATCACAAGCCATGTAAAAATCAAGGAATATGTACCAACACTGGTCAAGGCAGTTATACATGTTCCTGTCCTAAAGGATTTACaggaacaaattgtgaaatagaGGTAGATGATTGCCAAAACCTTCCTTGTGACAATGGAGGACAATGTGTG GATGTTGGATCAGGCTACCAATGCAAATGCCAAGATGGGTTTACTGGTAAACGTTGTGAAACCATAGCTGTTTCCTGCAGCACATCTCCTTGCAAAAATAAAGCAACATGTACAGAGGAACATGGATCATATAAATGCCAATGTCAGCCTGGATACACTGGATACAATTGTGACTGGGAAATAAACGAATGTGTTTCCAACCTCTGTCAAAATG GCGGAAGATGCGTCGATGAACTTAATCGCTTCCGATGCGTTTGCCCTTCCGGTTATAATGGAAGTCTATGCCAAGAAAATATTGATGACTGCGCAGCTGCAGGAGGAAACCCATGTCAGAACGGCGGAAGTTGTATAGACCGCGAAAATCGGTACGAATGTAGATGTATACCAGGATTCGTAGGTCCATTGTGTCAAATTAATGTTGATGATTGTGAATTACGGCCTTGCGCTAACGGTGGAACATGCGAGGATAAGATTAACGATTTCTCCTGTACTTGTGTACCTGGATTTAGTGGGAAAGATTGTTCAGTAAATGATAACGACTGTAGCAGTTTTCCTTGCAAAAATGGAGCTACATGTAGGGATTTAGTCAATGATTTCAAATGTGAATGCGCCATTGGATTCTCTGGAAAAGATTGTTCTTATCGTGAAGGAGTTAATCCTACCGAGCAAACAACTGCAGACAGCCTTGAAAACACTCCCGTAGTTATTGCAGTAAATAACCAAACAAACACGGATTTAGTGCGTTCAGACGCAGAAGAGTTTACTACTACTAAGCTATTGCTAATTGTTTGTCTTGGAGCTGGCATACCATTATTGCTAATAATTATAAtggttatgtttttattacttcGGAGAAAGAATGATCCGCCTCCAATTGACACAAGCAAAGAAAACGAGGAAAACATAGTGAATAACATTAACAATAAATTGACTGATTCtaatattttcacaacaaatcAGACTTCTGCTAGTATTAATAAGATTTCTAATGAGGAGCttcaaaaagatataaatgtagACTTTAACACATTCAGACCTGGAAAGgttgaaaaatatacaaacactAAGCAGTTCATACATAGAAAAGACTTAAATACACAGGGGCAGTTTTCAAAATCGCCTCCTCAAAAAGACAGTGATAAATACAGAAATCGTATTGACGATAATTATTCATCTGAAGTTAGTTCAtcatcaaaaaatgattttag ctGTTATAATACAGACATTCATATCATAGACTATTCCAAAGAATATTCAAAAGATTCTAGAAAATCAACATTATATTTAGAGCCAGCACATCGACATTCGTGTTATAGTGAGGACGTACTGGCGACCGAAGTATGA